One window of the Leptospira koniambonensis genome contains the following:
- a CDS encoding uracil-DNA glycosylase family protein: MNDSQKFKKHIETLLHCRLCPDMVGNPVQGGIPGAKIMSIGQAPGIHEEKFGKPFAYTAGKTLFKWFLSIGIEEEVYRSKVNMAAVCRCFPGKAKSGDRKPNPSEVENCSRYIRFEVEFNKPKLIIPIGKLAIDQLVEDKKYKLDEVIGKKFKKNYYGVELDWIPLPHPSGLNVWNHSPEAKILIAKSLDLIKKHPAVKREFFSKN; encoded by the coding sequence ATGAACGATTCTCAAAAATTCAAAAAACATATAGAGACATTACTTCATTGCAGACTTTGTCCTGACATGGTGGGCAATCCTGTGCAAGGTGGAATTCCTGGCGCAAAAATTATGAGCATAGGCCAGGCTCCCGGCATCCATGAAGAAAAATTCGGAAAACCATTCGCATACACCGCGGGTAAAACTTTATTCAAATGGTTTTTATCCATAGGGATAGAAGAAGAAGTTTATAGATCTAAGGTAAATATGGCCGCGGTTTGCAGATGTTTCCCAGGCAAAGCAAAAAGTGGAGATAGAAAACCAAATCCTTCCGAAGTAGAAAATTGTTCCAGATATATACGTTTCGAAGTTGAATTCAATAAACCTAAACTCATCATTCCGATAGGAAAACTCGCGATCGATCAATTGGTAGAAGATAAAAAATACAAATTGGATGAGGTTATAGGTAAGAAGTTTAAGAAAAACTATTATGGAGTGGAATTGGATTGGATCCCTTTACCTCATCCATCCGGCTTAAATGTTTGGAATCATTCTCCTGAAGCTAAGATATTGATCGCAAAATCCTTGGATTTAATCAAAAAACATCCTGCAGTCAAAAGAGAATTCTTTTCTAAAAATTAG
- a CDS encoding STAS domain-containing protein, whose protein sequence is MADTPWNLDSKDFDHDAPELGVFLDQDNIPEGLPKEAVVVKISGEINLYSAQIMKERFFHLLDRGFIYLLVNMENVKYIDSSGLGVFMATHSRLVKSGKGGIAVFSPSSQVNKILELTKLKSLIRVGSTSKEAWKLLSP, encoded by the coding sequence ATGGCAGATACTCCTTGGAACCTGGACAGTAAAGATTTTGATCATGATGCACCCGAGTTAGGTGTATTTCTAGATCAGGACAATATTCCGGAAGGTCTTCCTAAGGAAGCAGTCGTTGTAAAAATTTCTGGTGAGATCAATTTATACTCAGCCCAGATCATGAAAGAAAGATTCTTTCATCTACTCGATCGAGGATTTATTTATCTTCTAGTGAATATGGAAAATGTGAAATATATAGATTCTTCCGGACTGGGAGTTTTTATGGCGACACATTCCAGACTAGTAAAGAGCGGCAAGGGTGGAATCGCAGTCTTCTCCCCTTCTTCTCAAGTGAATAAAATTTTAGAACTTACTAAATTAAAAAGTCTGATCCGAGTAGGTAGCACTTCCAAAGAGGCTTGGAAACTTTTATCACCTTGA
- the galK gene encoding galactokinase gives MSLSIRENLSSSLSHTFPEAPGLGPIRFFSAPGRVNIIGEHVDYAGGLVFPAAIDFRTHFAIRTNGLGTFRLYSLDFKSEFVTKELTYSEEKPWANYILGVISEALKLGLKIEGFDLAFTGNIPQGAGLSSSAAVEVGVAFSLSKIFDWEITKEKIAVLAQAAENHFVGVNCGIMDQFVIAVAKPSSCISLNTESLEYSYHNIDLPGYEFYLIDSNVPHSLKESAYNDRRKEVESATSKCNKISPEVQTLSQADFSLIEKAGLTPAEFKRATHILGERSRAQNVIRSLKDKNAEKVGEELYSCHESLSKNFQVSCEETDFIVEWFRSEYALGARMIGGGFGGCVLVLDKEGRSSSLFSKFEKEYFQKFGLNAKIYKFSISEGVREDI, from the coding sequence ATGTCTCTTTCTATCCGAGAGAATCTTTCCTCTTCTCTTTCCCATACTTTTCCAGAAGCTCCTGGCCTAGGTCCAATTCGTTTTTTCTCCGCGCCAGGGAGAGTGAATATTATAGGTGAACATGTGGATTACGCAGGTGGTCTGGTATTTCCTGCAGCAATCGATTTCAGAACGCACTTTGCTATTCGGACAAACGGACTCGGGACTTTCAGATTGTATTCCTTGGATTTCAAATCCGAATTTGTAACAAAAGAACTTACCTACTCAGAAGAAAAACCTTGGGCGAATTATATCTTAGGAGTCATCTCAGAAGCTCTTAAATTAGGCTTAAAGATAGAAGGTTTCGATCTCGCTTTTACAGGAAACATTCCCCAAGGCGCTGGACTTTCTTCTTCTGCAGCTGTAGAAGTTGGGGTAGCATTTTCTCTGTCTAAAATTTTCGACTGGGAAATTACAAAGGAGAAGATTGCAGTACTCGCTCAGGCCGCGGAAAATCATTTTGTAGGTGTTAACTGTGGGATCATGGACCAATTCGTGATCGCAGTAGCAAAACCTTCTTCTTGTATTTCCCTGAATACAGAAAGTTTAGAATATTCTTATCACAATATAGATCTTCCTGGTTATGAATTTTATCTCATAGATTCGAATGTTCCACATAGTCTAAAAGAAAGCGCATACAACGACAGAAGAAAAGAAGTAGAATCTGCGACTTCAAAATGTAATAAAATTTCTCCAGAGGTTCAAACCTTAAGCCAAGCAGACTTCTCTCTAATCGAAAAAGCAGGATTAACTCCGGCCGAATTTAAAAGAGCCACTCATATTTTAGGAGAAAGATCCAGAGCCCAAAACGTTATCCGCTCCTTAAAGGATAAAAATGCAGAGAAGGTAGGAGAAGAACTTTACTCTTGCCATGAATCTCTCTCTAAAAACTTCCAAGTCTCCTGTGAAGAAACAGATTTTATAGTAGAATGGTTCCGCTCTGAATATGCATTAGGGGCTAGAATGATTGGAGGAGGATTTGGAGGTTGTGTCCTAGTTCTAGACAAAGAAGGCAGATCTTCTTCCTTATTCTCCAAATTCGAAAAGGAATATTTCCAAAAATTCGGACTAAATGCAAAGATCTATAAATTCTCTATCTCAGAAGGTGTAAGAGAAGATATTTAG
- a CDS encoding glucose-6-phosphate isomerase: MAFSLEINDRFASEFADRQTYDLLLKESGIALQNLLSGKSPGSEFLGWVRLPQEIQRAELDKIHSEAQRLREQSETIVVIGIGGSYLGAKAVIEASKPYFKTPSLGSPEIVYAGHHLDARYHSELLEYLENKEFSINVVSKSGTTTEPALAFRLLWDLAKKKYGAKAKDRIVATTDSSKGALRKMSEELGFTTFSIPDNVGGRYSVLTPVGLFPIAASGVDIFSFWEGFSEAADFLISETSPHKNTACIYSAYRNLFYRSGKKIEVIANYNPSIRTLTEWWKQLFGESEGKQGKGIFPASVELTTDLHSLGQYLQEGERNIFETVLYSKSTGGKVLVPKDSDDLDGLNFLASKNLEEVNLQAFLGTLVAHSEGGIPCLEILFPDTGPKSLGQMMYFFELACGVSGNVLGVNPFDQPGVEAYKKNMFALLGKPGFENLRESLRQKGV, translated from the coding sequence ATGGCCTTTTCTTTAGAAATAAACGATAGATTTGCCTCGGAGTTTGCAGATCGTCAAACCTATGATCTCTTATTAAAAGAGTCAGGCATTGCTTTACAAAATCTTCTCTCCGGAAAATCCCCTGGCTCCGAATTTTTAGGATGGGTTCGACTTCCCCAAGAGATCCAAAGAGCAGAATTAGATAAAATTCATTCTGAAGCACAAAGACTTAGAGAACAATCCGAGACTATCGTAGTGATAGGGATCGGAGGTTCCTATTTAGGAGCTAAGGCGGTCATCGAGGCTTCTAAACCTTATTTCAAAACTCCAAGTTTAGGATCACCCGAGATCGTTTATGCGGGACATCATTTAGATGCACGTTATCATTCAGAACTTTTAGAATATTTAGAGAATAAAGAATTTTCTATCAATGTGGTTTCTAAGTCTGGAACTACTACTGAACCCGCTTTGGCATTTCGTTTACTTTGGGATCTTGCCAAAAAAAAATACGGTGCAAAAGCAAAAGATAGAATAGTCGCCACTACAGATAGTTCTAAAGGTGCTTTAAGAAAAATGTCGGAAGAGTTGGGATTTACAACCTTCTCGATTCCGGATAACGTAGGTGGAAGATATTCAGTTCTAACGCCAGTTGGTCTCTTTCCAATTGCTGCTTCTGGAGTGGATATATTTTCTTTCTGGGAAGGGTTTTCTGAGGCTGCAGACTTTCTGATCTCGGAAACTTCTCCTCATAAAAATACTGCATGTATTTATTCAGCTTACAGAAATCTATTTTATAGATCTGGAAAGAAGATAGAAGTGATCGCAAATTATAATCCTTCTATCCGTACTTTGACCGAATGGTGGAAACAATTATTCGGAGAAAGTGAAGGCAAACAAGGTAAGGGAATTTTTCCTGCTTCTGTAGAACTGACAACTGATCTACATTCTCTTGGGCAATATTTGCAGGAAGGGGAACGTAATATTTTCGAGACTGTTCTTTATTCCAAAAGTACTGGTGGAAAGGTATTGGTTCCTAAGGATTCAGATGATTTGGATGGTCTGAATTTTTTAGCTTCTAAGAACTTGGAAGAAGTAAACTTACAGGCATTTCTTGGCACTTTAGTAGCACACTCGGAAGGCGGGATACCATGTTTGGAGATTTTGTTTCCGGACACCGGACCTAAAAGCCTAGGCCAAATGATGTATTTTTTTGAATTAGCCTGCGGAGTTTCGGGGAATGTGCTAGGTGTAAACCCGTTCGATCAGCCTGGAGTAGAGGCTTATAAAAAAAATATGTTCGCATTACTGGGAAAACCAGGTTTTGAAAATTTAAGAGAATCCCTTCGTCAAAAAGGAGTCTAA
- a CDS encoding GNAT family N-acetyltransferase gives MIQSTYYPPKPIRLSGDRVELVPLGLEHIDGLTEALHDGELWKLWYTNIPEPERMSAWIQKALEEQEAGLSLPFAVIRKEDSKLLGTTRYLNIEKDARRLEIGATWYPRSVQKTFVNTECKLLLLEHAFDTLGCIAVEFRTHIMNLSSRKAIERLGAKQDGILRNHRISKNGTLRDTVVYSITKEEWPTVRGNLLFKLGKPQV, from the coding sequence ATGATACAATCTACTTATTATCCTCCTAAACCTATACGTCTTTCTGGAGATCGTGTAGAACTTGTGCCTCTAGGTTTAGAACATATAGATGGACTGACAGAAGCCCTACATGATGGAGAACTTTGGAAACTTTGGTATACAAATATTCCTGAACCGGAAAGAATGAGTGCCTGGATCCAAAAAGCACTAGAAGAACAAGAAGCAGGACTTTCTCTTCCATTTGCTGTGATCCGAAAAGAAGATTCAAAACTTTTAGGAACTACCAGATATTTGAATATAGAAAAGGATGCTCGGAGATTAGAGATAGGAGCGACATGGTATCCTAGATCAGTCCAAAAAACATTTGTGAATACAGAATGTAAACTTTTGCTATTGGAACATGCATTTGATACTTTAGGTTGTATCGCAGTAGAATTCAGGACACATATTATGAATTTATCATCCAGAAAAGCGATCGAGAGATTAGGCGCAAAACAAGACGGGATACTCAGAAATCATCGAATTAGTAAAAACGGCACCTTAAGAGATACCGTTGTTTATAGCATTACGAAAGAAGAATGGCCCACAGTAAGAGGAAATCTTTTGTTTAAACTGGGAAAGCCACAGGTTTAA
- a CDS encoding ATP-dependent Clp protease proteolytic subunit, producing the protein MTDTLVEPIQFPGLRMEDNQLKERKIFLWGQVDDSSAKYVVERLLYLSNQDPEKDITLVINSPGGANTSGMSILDTMDLIPNDVSTVCMGLAASFGALLLLSGTKGKRFAFPHSRIMLHQPHVPGTYQAKATDIGIFASMIERDKKEINRIVSERTGQPLEVVERDTDRDLWLTPSEAQIYGVIDGVSENWK; encoded by the coding sequence ATGACTGATACTTTAGTAGAACCAATCCAATTTCCGGGACTCCGCATGGAGGACAACCAACTCAAAGAAAGGAAAATTTTTCTTTGGGGTCAGGTGGATGATTCTTCCGCAAAATATGTTGTGGAGCGTTTATTATATCTTTCTAATCAAGATCCGGAAAAGGATATCACACTTGTGATCAATAGTCCTGGAGGTGCAAACACTTCTGGTATGTCTATTTTGGATACCATGGACCTGATCCCAAATGATGTGAGCACTGTTTGTATGGGACTCGCTGCAAGTTTTGGCGCATTACTTCTTCTTTCCGGGACAAAAGGTAAAAGATTCGCATTCCCTCATAGCAGGATCATGTTACACCAACCTCATGTTCCAGGAACTTACCAAGCAAAGGCAACTGATATCGGAATTTTTGCTTCTATGATCGAAAGAGATAAGAAGGAGATCAATCGTATCGTTTCCGAAAGAACAGGCCAGCCCTTAGAAGTTGTGGAAAGAGATACAGATAGAGATCTTTGGCTCACTCCTTCAGAAGCACAAATTTATGGTGTGATCGACGGAGTTTCGGAAAACTGGAAATAA
- a CDS encoding RNA polymerase sigma factor — MRDFKVLVTEASKGEEPAWTELMTRFEKYVSSQAIKRIRDQSKAEDLSQEVFLEAWKVLPSLRQPEAFPFLLRRLVLKHSDRILRKKDLLGTELNPEITKAAPRSGDTWRTEVLEALDELPNEEKQLLNLRYFGEMSYEEITEKTGIPIGNLKNRLRRSRELLRRQLLNKSDRKDWLEVLHGPMAIAS, encoded by the coding sequence ATGCGCGATTTTAAAGTACTAGTCACAGAAGCTTCCAAGGGAGAAGAACCGGCTTGGACGGAGTTAATGACCCGTTTCGAAAAATACGTCAGTAGTCAGGCTATCAAAAGGATCCGAGACCAATCCAAGGCAGAAGATCTAAGCCAAGAGGTATTTTTAGAAGCTTGGAAAGTTCTTCCATCTCTCAGGCAGCCGGAGGCGTTTCCGTTCTTACTCAGAAGGTTAGTACTGAAACATTCAGATCGTATCTTAAGAAAAAAAGATCTTCTTGGGACTGAATTAAATCCTGAGATCACCAAGGCTGCTCCTCGTTCTGGAGATACTTGGAGAACAGAAGTTTTAGAAGCGTTAGACGAACTTCCAAACGAAGAGAAACAACTGTTAAATCTAAGATATTTCGGTGAGATGAGCTACGAAGAGATCACTGAAAAAACAGGGATCCCAATCGGTAATTTAAAAAACCGTTTGAGAAGAAGTAGAGAATTATTACGTAGACAACTTTTGAATAAATCAGACAGAAAAGATTGGTTGGAGGTCCTACATGGACCTATGGCAATCGCTTCCTGA